The following coding sequences are from one Gossypium raimondii isolate GPD5lz chromosome 4, ASM2569854v1, whole genome shotgun sequence window:
- the LOC105781703 gene encoding uncharacterized protein LOC105781703 gives MDVALSLQYANFAIGGVLRDSTRGWLFGFVMKVGESNIFQIKARAIYEGPTLDWKKGFSKVVIKSDNALKIDIIGNGYAIANNIFELRLIHDLCNQVWLLNFRHDLRELNRLADCMAKVVPSVRKKLLAFEAHMIMLDIFLKKMFIKQWLI, from the coding sequence ATGGATGTCGCACTATCATTACAGTACGCTAACTTTGCTATTGGTGGTGTTCTTCGAGATTCAACAAGAGGCTGGTTGTTTGGGTTTGTTATGAAGGTCGGTGAATCtaacatttttcaaattaaagcACGAGCTATATATGAAGGACCCACTTTAGATTGGAAGAAAGGGTTTTCCAAGGTTGTGATCAAAAGTGACAACGCATTGAAGATTGATATAATTGGGAATGGTTATGCAATTGCTAATAACATTTTTGAGCTTCGTTTAATACATGATTTATGCAACCAAGTCTGGCTACTTAACTTTCGACATGACCTGCGAGAGCTTAATAGACTGGCAGATTGCATGGCCAAAGTTGTTCCTAGTGTTCGTAAAAAGTTATTGGCTTTTGAAGCCCACATGATCATGCTTGATatttttttgaagaagatgTTCATCAAGCAATGGTTAATATAG